The following are encoded together in the Cicer arietinum cultivar CDC Frontier isolate Library 1 chromosome 2, Cicar.CDCFrontier_v2.0, whole genome shotgun sequence genome:
- the LOC101505623 gene encoding rRNA-processing protein fcf2-like, with amino-acid sequence MAEKKPVIGVSWQPQFTIPSRSKATDDASHAKSQTKAPSSTLWKPNSELVNGLFVPPNDPRKLNKLMREQAKDTAGKSWFDMPAHTITPELQRELKLLNLRDVLDPKRHYKRCESKKKALPKYFQVGTIEETSIDYFSGRLHKKERKATLAEEFLSDQNLAAYRKRKVREIEEHRQPGGNEKWKIKGQSSRKRAKEKRKY; translated from the exons ATGGCAGAGAAAAAGCCAGTGATTGGCGTCTCATGGCAACCACAATTTACTATTCCATCTCGATCAAAGGCTACAGATGATGCATCTCATGCCAAATCTCAAACCAAGGCACCAAGTAGCACCCTTTGGAAACCCAATTCAGAATTGGTCAATGGGCTGTTTGTTCCTCCGAACGATCCAAGAAAATTAAACAAGTTAATGAGAGAGCAAGCTAAGGATACTGCTGGGAAAAGTTG GTTTGATATGCCGGCTCACACCATCACCCCTGAGTTGCAGAGAGAGCTGAAGTTACTGAAT TTGAGGGACGTCCTTGATCCAAAACGGCACTACAAGAGGTGTGAGTCAAAAAAGAAGGCTCTTCCAAAGTATTTTCAG GTGGGAACAATTGAAGAAACTTCAATAGACTACTTCTCTGGAAGATTACATAAGAAAGAGAGGAAAGCAACACTTGCTGAAGAGTTCCTTTCTGATCAAAACCTTGCAGCTTACAG gAAGCGGAAGGTTCGAGAAATTGAAGAGCACAGACAACCAGGCGGGAATGAAAAGTGGAAGATCAAAGGTCAGAGTTCTCGTAAGCGCgcaaaagaaaagagaaagtacTGA